The following DNA comes from Verrucomicrobiota bacterium JB022.
ATGGGCACCGTTTCAACATCCTCCCGCAAAGGCCGTCCGCGCGCCTTCGACCTTGAGCAGGCGCTCGAGCGGGCGATGGAAGTGTTTTGGGTCCACGGCTACGAAGCCGCCTCGATGTCGATGCTGACCAAGGCGATGGGCATCAACCCTCCGAGCCTCTACGCCGCGTTTGGCAGCAAGGAAGGCCTCTTTCGTCAGGCGCTCGACCATTATCAGGCGCGTGGCAGCGCAGCCACCGCAGAGGCGCTGAACCGGCCTGATTTGGGCGATGCGCTGCGGGCGTTTTTTGGCTTGGTGGTAGGCCTCCAGTGCTCGGGCCAGGAACCACGCGGCTGTCTCGTGGTGCAGGGGGTCGGCTCCTGCGGCGAGGCCGAGGCTTCCGTCTTTGAAGAGCTGAAGCGCCGTCGCACCGCCAATGAGACGGCATTGCGCCAACGGCTGGAGCGGGCGCAGGCGGAAGGTGCGTTGCCTGCCGATGCTTCCCCGGCGGACTTGGCGCGCTTCCTGGCCGTGCAGGTTCGCGGCCTATCCTCGCAAGCGCGCGACGGGGCCACCCGTGAAGAACTGCAGCCGGTCGTCGAACTGGCGGTGCGTGCGGTGGCGGGTTGAGCGTTTCCGTTCTTGCGCCAGCGAGCGCTTACGCCTAAAACGTTGCGCGTGAGTATCCTGGTGACTGGCGCAGCCGGCTTTATCGGCACCAACCTCGTTCGCAACTGGCCTTGGGAGCGCTTTGCCGACCGACGGCTCATCGTGCTCGACGCCTTCACTTACGCGGGGGTGCGCGAAAACCTCGCCGATCTGCAGGCCGACCCGCGCTTCCGCCTCGTCGAGGGCGACATTGGAGACCGCGAGCGGGTGGGGCGTCTGTTGCGCGAAGAGAGCGTGCGCCGCGTGATCAACTGCGCCGCGCAAACCCATGTGGACCGTTCCATCGACGATCCCGCGCCGTTTTTCGAGAGCAACGTGATGTCGCTGCTCGGCCTCCTGCAGGCTTGCCGCGATTATTGGCGCGAGCTGACCCCGGCCGAGCAAGGCAAGTTCCGCCTGCTGCAGATTTCGACCGACGAAGTCTACGGCTCGCTCGAGCCCGACGACGCACCTTTCACCGAAGACCACCCCTACGCGCCCAACAGCCCGTATGCCGCCTCCAAGGCCGCAGGCGACCAGGCAGTGCGCGCCTTTTTCCACACCTACGGCCTGCCGGTGCTCACCGTGCATTGCGGCAACAATTACGGGCCCTACCAGTTCCCGGAAAAGCTGATCCCGCTGATGATCCTCAACGCGCTGGATGGCCGCGACCTGCCCGTCTACGGCGACGGCGGCAACGTGCGCGACTGGATCTATGTGGAGGACCACGCCCGCGCCATCGTCGATGTGCTGGCAGAAGGCCAACCGGGCGAGCATTACAACGTCGGCGCCCAGAGCGAGCGGACCAACCTCGACCTCGTGCGCGAGCTTTGCCGCCTGCTCGATACCCGTCGTCCGCGCCCCGATGGCCGCTCCTACGCCGAGCAGATCCGCTTCGTCAAAGACCGCCCCGGCCACGACCGCCGCTACGCCATCGACCCGGGACGGCTCCACGCCCTCACCGGCTGGCAACCGCAAGTCACCTTCGCCGAAGGCCTCGCAGCCACCGTCGACTGGTATCTGGCCAACCGCCCCTGGTGCGACGCCATCACCAACCGCCGCTACCAACGCCAGCGCCTCGGCCTGGGGTAAGGTGGTCTGGCTTGAACAGGAGTTGAAAGGAGTGAAAAAGAGTAGAGGCAGAATATTTGCTCAACAGAAGGACGCAAAGAACACGAAGCCCCTGAACTTTATTTCTTTAAGATTCCATTCTTCGTGTCCTTTGCGTCCTTCTGTTTAAAAAACTCTTTTTCACTCCTTTTAACTCCTGTTCCAAAATCTCCTTCCCATGGCCCCAAATCGCAAAGGCATCATCCTCGCCGGAGGCTCTGGCACGCGTCTCTACCCCCTCACGCTGCCGGTCAGCAAGCAGCTCATGCCGGTCTACGACAAGCCGATGATCTATTACCCGATCTCGGTGCTCATGCTGGCGGGGATCCGCGAGATGATGGTCATTTCGACGCCGCAGGACTTGCCGATGTTTCAGCGCCTGTTGGGCGACGGTAGCCAGTTTGGGGTGCATTTCAGCTATGCCGAGCAGCCCAGCCCCGACGGCATCGCGCAGGCCTTCACCATCGCCGAAAACTGGCTGGCGGGTGCGCCTTCGGCCCTCGTGCTGGGCGACAACCTCTTTTACGGCACGGGCCTGCCCCAACAGCTCCGGGCCGCCGCCGCCCGCGACGATGGGGCGACGGTGTTCGTGTACCAGGTGGCCGACCCGCACCGCTACGGCGTGGTGGGCTTTAATGAAGCCGGGCAAGTCGACCAGATCATCGAAAAGCCTGCCGACCCGCCCTCGGACTGGGCCGTGGTGGGCCTCTACTACTTCAACGCCGACGCCCCCCGCTACGCCCGCGAGCAAAAGCCCAGCGCGCGCGGCGAACTCGAAATCACCGACCTGGCAGCCCGTTACCTGCGCGAAGGCCAGATGCACGTGGAAAAGCTCGGGCGCGGCACCGCCTGGCTCGATACCGGCACCCACCAGAGCCTGCTCGACGCTGGCCAGTTCATCGGCGTGATGCAGGAACGCACGGGGCTCGCCATCGCCTGCCTCGAAGAAATCGCCTGGCGCATGCACTGGATCGACGATGCTGCCCTCACCGAGCAAGCCCGCCGCATGGGCAAGAGCAGCTACGCCCAATACCTCCACAAATTGCTGAAACAGTGAAGGATGGGTTCTTTTTGAACAGGAGTTTGGGGAGTTAAAGGAGTATTTTCAAACAGGAGGACGCAAAGCACGCGAAGAAGGAAATCTTCAAGATGTAGAGGATCCTTGGGCCTTTGTGTTCTTCGTGCCCTTCTGTGGATCCAATGTTTTGCCTCTACTCTTTTTCACTCCTTTTAACTCCTGTTCCAATTCCCTTTTGCCTTTTTTCCCGATCCCATTCACGCAAATCATGATGCATCTTCATACGCGCATGTGTCACTGGCGTTGACCTCAAGGCCGAAGGGGCTTTAGTTGAGGGGAGTTCATATCCGTAATCTCAGCCCTAACCCTCTCATGAGCACGACTCAGGTCAAGCGGTCGACCCTCGACCAACTGAAACAATTTACCACCGTGGTGGCCGACACCGGCAACTTCCAGGAACTGAAGGCCTACGAGCCCCAGGACGCCACGACCAACCCGACGCTGATCCTCAAGGCCGTCAGTGACGACGCCTACCGCCCCCTGATCGGCAAGGCCATCGAAGAAGCCAAGCAAACCGGCGCCAAGGGCGACGAGCTGGTCGAAGCCGTGATGGATCGTCTCCTGATCCTCTTCGGCATCGAGATCCTCAAGATCGTCCCTGGCCGCGTGTCCACCGAAGTGGACGCCAAGCTCTCCTTCGACACCGAAGCCACGATCGCCAAGGCGCGCGAGCTGATCCAGCTCTACGCCGACAAGGGCATCGCCAAGGAGCGCATCCTGATCAAGATCGCTTCCACCTGGGAAGGCCTGCAAGCCGCCAAGGTGCTGGAAGCCGAAGGCATCCACTGTAACCTGACGCTGCTCTTCAGCCTCGCCCAAGCCATCGTGGCGGCCGAAAACGGCATTACGCTCATCAGCCCCTTCGTCGGTCGCATTCTCGACTGGTACAAGAAGGAAACCGGCCGCGACTACCAAGGCGCGGAAGATCCGGGCGTGCAGTCCGTCACCCAGATCTACTACTACTACAAGAAGTTCGGTTACAAGACCGAGGTCATGGGTGCCAGCTTCCGTAACTCGGGTGAAATCGTCGAGCTCGCCGGTTGCGACCTGCTCACCATCTCTCCGAACCTGCTGGAAGAGCTGAGCAAGAGCGACGCCGAACTGGCGGAGAAGCTCAACGAAAGCGCCGCCAAGGACCTCGACATCGAGCAGA
Coding sequences within:
- a CDS encoding TetR/AcrR family transcriptional regulator, with the translated sequence MGTVSTSSRKGRPRAFDLEQALERAMEVFWVHGYEAASMSMLTKAMGINPPSLYAAFGSKEGLFRQALDHYQARGSAATAEALNRPDLGDALRAFFGLVVGLQCSGQEPRGCLVVQGVGSCGEAEASVFEELKRRRTANETALRQRLERAQAEGALPADASPADLARFLAVQVRGLSSQARDGATREELQPVVELAVRAVAG
- the rfbB gene encoding dTDP-glucose 4,6-dehydratase, which gives rise to MSILVTGAAGFIGTNLVRNWPWERFADRRLIVLDAFTYAGVRENLADLQADPRFRLVEGDIGDRERVGRLLREESVRRVINCAAQTHVDRSIDDPAPFFESNVMSLLGLLQACRDYWRELTPAEQGKFRLLQISTDEVYGSLEPDDAPFTEDHPYAPNSPYAASKAAGDQAVRAFFHTYGLPVLTVHCGNNYGPYQFPEKLIPLMILNALDGRDLPVYGDGGNVRDWIYVEDHARAIVDVLAEGQPGEHYNVGAQSERTNLDLVRELCRLLDTRRPRPDGRSYAEQIRFVKDRPGHDRRYAIDPGRLHALTGWQPQVTFAEGLAATVDWYLANRPWCDAITNRRYQRQRLGLG
- the rfbA gene encoding glucose-1-phosphate thymidylyltransferase RfbA, translating into MAPNRKGIILAGGSGTRLYPLTLPVSKQLMPVYDKPMIYYPISVLMLAGIREMMVISTPQDLPMFQRLLGDGSQFGVHFSYAEQPSPDGIAQAFTIAENWLAGAPSALVLGDNLFYGTGLPQQLRAAAARDDGATVFVYQVADPHRYGVVGFNEAGQVDQIIEKPADPPSDWAVVGLYYFNADAPRYAREQKPSARGELEITDLAARYLREGQMHVEKLGRGTAWLDTGTHQSLLDAGQFIGVMQERTGLAIACLEEIAWRMHWIDDAALTEQARRMGKSSYAQYLHKLLKQ
- the tal gene encoding transaldolase, with the protein product MSTTQVKRSTLDQLKQFTTVVADTGNFQELKAYEPQDATTNPTLILKAVSDDAYRPLIGKAIEEAKQTGAKGDELVEAVMDRLLILFGIEILKIVPGRVSTEVDAKLSFDTEATIAKARELIQLYADKGIAKERILIKIASTWEGLQAAKVLEAEGIHCNLTLLFSLAQAIVAAENGITLISPFVGRILDWYKKETGRDYQGAEDPGVQSVTQIYYYYKKFGYKTEVMGASFRNSGEIVELAGCDLLTISPNLLEELSKSDAELAEKLNESAAKDLDIEQIHLDEKEFRWMLNDDAMATEKLAEGIRKFGADAVKLRDMIRKQIA